The Acinetobacter chinensis genomic sequence TTTGGTGAGCAGCTTGATTTACCTGTGGCTGGTCAAGCAGAAACCACTTGCTCACATACAGGTGCAATTTACCGTTTGGATGGTCAGAATGTAACAAAACAACAGGCACAAAAATGATTGAATTTATTGATTTAAAAGCACAGCAGGAACGCTTAAAAGATAAAATTGAAGCGGGGATTCAGAATGTATTGAGCCATGGTCAGTATATTCTTGGACCTGAAGTTAAAGAGTTGGAAGGAAAACTCGCAGCCTATGTAGGTGCAAAGCATTGTATCAGCTGTGCAAATGGTACTGATGCATTACAAATTGTGCAGATGGCATTTGGAATCGGTTCTGGCGATGAAGTGATTACCCCAGGATTTACCTATATTGCAACAGCTGAAACGGTTGCTGTGTTAGGTGCAACCCCTGTTTATGTAGATGTAAACCCAAAAACATATAACCTGGATATTGAAAAGCTGGAAGCAGCGATTACGCCACGTACTAAAGCGATTATTCCTGTTAGTTTATATGGTCAGTGTGCTGACTTTGATGCCATTAATGCAATTGCGGCTAAGTATAATTTACCCGTAATCGAAGATGCTGCGCAAAGTTTTGGTGCAACCTATAAAGGCCGTAAAAGTTGTAATTTAAGTACGGTAGCATGTACAAGCTTTTTCCCAAGTAAGCCTTTGGGTTGTTATGGTGATGGTGGCGCAATTTTTACCAATGACGATGAATTGGCAAAAATTATTCGTCAGATCGCACGCCATGGGCAGGATCGTCGTTATCATCATGTTCGTGTAGGAATGAACAGTCGTTTAGATACTTTGCAGGCTGCAATTTTACTTCCAAAATTAGAAATTCTGGATGATGAAATGCAGGCACGTCAACGTGTTGCGGAAACCTATACAAAACTTTTTAATGAGGCAGGTATT encodes the following:
- a CDS encoding DegT/DnrJ/EryC1/StrS family aminotransferase: MIEFIDLKAQQERLKDKIEAGIQNVLSHGQYILGPEVKELEGKLAAYVGAKHCISCANGTDALQIVQMAFGIGSGDEVITPGFTYIATAETVAVLGATPVYVDVNPKTYNLDIEKLEAAITPRTKAIIPVSLYGQCADFDAINAIAAKYNLPVIEDAAQSFGATYKGRKSCNLSTVACTSFFPSKPLGCYGDGGAIFTNDDELAKIIRQIARHGQDRRYHHVRVGMNSRLDTLQAAILLPKLEILDDEMQARQRVAETYTKLFNEAGILTTPFIEEYNQSAWAQYTIQVENRDDVQAKLKEQGIPTAVHYPIPLNKQPAVANDAVLPVGDAIAERVMSLPMHPYLTVEAQEKIVAALLSK